The Ruania halotolerans genome contains the following window.
CGCTCCTGCCGCCACGCGTCACCACGCCGGTGATAGCCGCGCTGCTCCCAGAAGCCGAGATGCATGGATTCATCGGTCAGGTAGTTCCAGCCACGCACCCACTTGGGCCCTTTCCACGTGTACAGGTGGGGAACGATCAACCGCATCGGTGCGCCCCGATCGCGGGGCAGGGGTTCACCGTCCAGGTGCGTGGCCAGTACCGTCCGGGGCGAGAGCAGATCATCCACTGCCACGTTGGCGGCATATCCGAACTCCGCGAAGACCAGCAGTTCGCGTACGTGTGGCGCAGGCGGCGCAAGCTCGATCACGTCCGATGCGCGAGGGCCCGCCCACCGCTGATCCAAAGCGGACCAGCGCGTGGCGCAGTGCATATCAGCGACAACCTCGCGC
Protein-coding sequences here:
- a CDS encoding molybdopterin-dependent oxidoreductase — its product is MDHARDAAGAPLERVLPPGQHWRAEPDVMHYGPVPRPRPDRWSFTVGGATVDGVEHVFDWETMARLEVREVVADMHCATRWSALDQRWAGPRASDVIELAPPAPHVRELLVFAEFGYAANVAVDDLLSPRTVLATHLDGEPLPRDRGAPMRLIVPHLYTWKGPKWVRGWNYLTDESMHLGFWEQRGYHRRGDAWRQERYAYQEVSPRPVPQDL